Genomic segment of Citrus sinensis cultivar Valencia sweet orange chromosome 7, DVS_A1.0, whole genome shotgun sequence:
GAGGCTCCAACCTTTCCCCTTTGCAATGAGACAATGTTGGAATGTGTTGAATATGCTGgccttttaatgaaaaatgtaataaaaataattatttttttgttgttagaGCCAGAGCGGGTTTGTTGAAGGACGAGTTTAGACTTGATTCGCGagtaaaatggaaaaatatattagaaaattggcttctaatttttaaaaaaatataaagaaaatgtcGTGATATCCCTAGTAAAATATACTCAACCCCgcaatatattgaaatttaaaaactcaacccaagaaatttaaatacaaatagaAAGAGCTGGGCTGTTGAAAGTAAAAAGAAGCatgtaaaaacaaatataaattaaaaatttgaaataacacataagttcattaatttgtACATTAACCTAACATATACCAATTCCAACTGCAGTCGGCCATAGAAAAGTCCTAAACTAAAAATGTTTGCAAAATTTTTGTCATATGGAGAAGGCCAAAATTTTGTGAAAGGGGGCACAATTCTTCCTGTCTTCGAGTCCCTAGTCAATGAATATGTCATCTACTAATCCTTTTGTTGGAGCTTGAGGAATTGCCACCGGGTGCATGaggtaaaatatataaaaattttatttgttgcgGTATGTTTGCTCGGCTCCATTAGGATTTAACGTGAAATACCTGACTTTAGGTATCCATTGTgccattttttattgaaactaTGTTCTTTGATATTTATGATTCACTTTGCTTTAGGTATTCATAGTGGGTTAATGGTTTTACAAATTAGGATTCACCGgcattgatttttatttttatggatGTTTTATTGTTAGACCTTTTACAGTATGGGCCCTTATTGGGAAAGGGAAGGTATTTTAGTTTTGTAGTGGTTATGTAAGTTGAAGGAATAAGATTTAGCATTAAAAGAATATagtatatcaaataattaattcgcGTGTTAGTAAAATTGTGAGTTTTCGTTACCCCACTGAATTGAGGTTATACAAAAGAATTGCAAAGGTCTCGTGTTAAGTATCTTGTGTATTCACATAAGAAAAAGTTTATAGTATGAATACAATAATAGTGGAGTGAGTAACTAAAATTTGAACTGTTATGTATCCTTTGTCATCTCCACATGACGACATTAATAAAATGCAAACGTGTACACCTGGGTATGAAAAAGTTAATACccattacatttcatattgaTGCAGTTATGTATATCATTGGAAAACTGGAGTTATTAAAGAGCTTGCATGCTATGTTGGGCATTGATTACAGCAACGAAGACATTGACGATGTACCTGAGAAATTTGACGCAGTGGTTGATGGACCAGGTGAGATGGGAATGTCCATTGTTTAGCAGAATGGTAATAGTTTGTATCTGAGTAACAAATTCAGCATCGTCAATTTCCACAGTAGGTCACAAAGTTATGGAAAATTTGGTGGCATATGATTAACTTTGTCactttatttcaaacaaatgcCAAAGTGTGCTAGAGGAACACATTCGATAACCAATTTGCAGTTAAAGTGAAACGTCACAGTTGTGGGACCGAACTGaccattgaaaaatatatggtTAATTTACATTATGTGTacagaaattgaaaatatgtCAATAAGCATTGTCCAACTCAATTTCGCATGGCAAATCCCCATGACGTCAGTAATAACGTGATGGTTTCCATGTAACGAGTTGTTTGCCCGATTCAAAACATTAGGGAGTACGTTTGTACAATGTTAAGCTGATTTACATATGATGTGCCTTAAGTCATGGACGAGCAATAACGGTTCCTTTCATTGACCTGCAATAGGAGCTTTCGCATTTAAAGGCATGTATATAGAAAgccaaatttaatattttgtatagaAAGGAGGAACATTAAAACATAGTTCTTACTGGTTTGTGCTGTTCTTGGTCGGGCCGTCCAGGATGTGGCAATCCGTCAGAGATGATTATCACTGCAACAGGGTAATGATTAGTGCATACAGAAAATGCAAAGGAGATTTGGGTATCtgtaagagtaaaatttaaaaaatcatggCATAGGTTATAGTTAGGGTCTGATGATTTAAATATCTTGTACTATTTGATTTAGTAGACCTTTTCTTTGGTGGAGAAATACTGTCATGTAACTGCCATTTCCATTGCATTGCTTGGGGAAGCATATTCATCCCTGGTCCATAAGCTGATCTATATTCATCCACTGTTATCAGCCTATGTACGTATGTGTCCAGCTTGTCTCCCCATGTGTCGATGCATCGGCATGCATGTGGGCAAGGAATTCCAGAGAGTTGCCATAATCTGCAAGTGCATGTCATAAGTTCCCTGTTAATCTCATAGGCAAGCCCATCCCTAGTTACAACCGCTATTGCATTGCGCGAAGTGACATCAACAGTCCAACCCTCACCCTCAAACGTATTTTGTATGATTTGCTGTCTTACAGCTGGGGTGATTTTGTCATAAACCCATTCCCAGCCAAGTAAATATCGTCTCTGAAATATTTCAGCAACTTTTCGGGTTATTGTTGTATACCTTTGTGCGACATTCAAGTCCAACTGTTTGAGCAACCAAATACGAAGTTGTTCGGTGGCACTGATGGTTATTTCTGTGCTTTTCACCCACTCCGGCATAAAATATAATGCCCACTTCTGGCAATCAGTGTCTTTCAACCAATTATAACATTCCATGCTTATCGTTTCAATGACAGCCATCTGGTTTTTGAAACTATTCCCATTGGTGCTCCTACATGCACCCCAAAATGGTGAATGAACTGTCACCCCAGGAAACTCATGTACCATTTTGGTGTAAAGACTGAAACAACACTGCCTATACACAGCAGATGGAAGGAACTCTTCAACTGCCTCGTCAATGCCATTATCCCCGTCACCCATTATGCACAATCCTTCTCCACGTTCCAACCGGAGTCcatagtttaaattttttaggaaaaaagCCCACGAGTCCAAATTCTCTTCTACAACCTCACAAAATGCAATTGGGAGGACAGAATCATTCCCGTCATGACAAACTGCAACTAGCATCACACTCTTATATGGACTATCAATCTCCCACCCATCAATTGTTACAAGCATTCGACATCTTGTCTTAAAAGCATATGCGGTGTCATAGAGGAAAACAAACATTCGGTCAAAAATGTCGGCGGTAAACTGCTGCTGTGATTTTGTCTATATAATAACGATGTTGCGACTGTTTACAATCTCCATCTCTTATTTGTATTGTAACAGCTGTGCATATCCAATGATCTGTTCTGAGCCAAAATCTCGCCATTTTGTCAACAGCTTCCAACTTCCATATGGGGCATTTAATCCCATAAGTTGTTGCAATTTCATTCCGTAATTTGTCAACTTCTCGGTGTTCACTTTGCTTCCGTATATGCAGGAACTTAGCTGCAATCCACTTTGTTCCCCCCTGCAGTTTGACCGAACGTTGATTGCATGTGTGCATTGGAGTTATGTCGTAGATAACGAAAACATTGCTGTGATTCTCTTTTACTGCTGTGATTTTCCAATCACAGTGAAGATTCGAACACTCGCAGCTGACACAGGTACTTGTGTTATGTATTATGCAAAGTTTAAAACCATCCCGAATTGTATTAACCTCTAATGCCGCTCTAAACTGAACATCATTTTTGAAGCGCTGGCCCATCCTCATAATCATTCGGTTATTGGATGCAGgatcaaataaaaaaccatTTGTTCCTCTGATCCCTTTCTTCCTgtctatttcaattttaaataaatcgtCTTCGTATCCCACCCACGACTTGTCTAattcaacatcatcatcattgctGTTAGGGAAGTACATTCTCTCATTTGCCAAGTCATTATATGCTTCCCAACTTTTATCAAATGGCCATGAGACAGCATAATCTTGTGTCTTACCAGATGTGCATAGCTGAATGGCTGAATCTTTGCTGTTGGTTCCATTGGTTTCTTCAATCAGACGAGGATACATTTTGGCAAAAAATCTCTGCACTTCAGAATCTGAAATTAGTTGTCTCCTATTTGTTGAATCAGATTCTTCTACCCTTGACGATTTTGATGCTTTGGTATTCGTTCGTGGCTCACATGAAACGGTCGGGTCTTCATGGATGTCACTTCCACGATGGTGGCCATGCGAGATTTCATGCCCCTTAGCTGGTTGTTCCATCTTTTGTTCAAACAGCACCCTTGCAACATTCCTTTTTCTGGCATTGTGATCGGACGTTTTCAAATCTTCAGTAGGCAATGTAATCTTCACGGCTGTCTGTGATATATTCTTCGATGGCCTATTGCAGGCTATGAAATGATCAGGAGATGTGGTAGTTATTGTCTCCATTGATGTCATTCTGCATTGGCAGCTTCTTAAGGAAGTAGATGAATAGCACACACATTTGTGGGGAGTGCAATCCATTGTCTGCTGTATGTAACCTTCAATATTTGAACTTGACCGCACCGTCTCATAAGTAACCTCTGCATCCACCAATTTATGAGAGTAAGTAATCATAAccataacaatataaaaatgtaagaCCAAAATGGAAGCCCGACTTAAGGAAaacataatatattataacgTTAGCATTACGGGGTTGAAATAGTGTCATACATTACAGTTGAATTGGCAGTTACAATATTTGGCTGTAACCCCGAGCAGAAGGAAAAAATTGTTAGTTTGAGAAACACCATTATAATAAGCTGCGTTATTTAACGAATCAATTGACAGTGAATGTTATGAAAACACAAACACATTTTCACCCACAAACTTACCAATTTAATGGTCTTGTcggtttaataataaaatcctcACTTAGAGATACCAGTTGGGAGAACTGTAGC
This window contains:
- the LOC127903699 gene encoding uncharacterized protein LOC127903699 isoform X2, which gives rise to MFVFLYDTAYAFKTRCRMLVTIDGWEIDSPYKSVMLVAVCHDGNDSVLPIAFCEVVEENLDSWAFFLKNLNYGLRLERGEGLCIMGDGDNGIDEAVEEFLPSAVYRQCCFSLYTKMVHEFPGVTVHSPFWGACRSTNGNSFKNQMAVIETISMECYNWLKDTDCQKWALYFMPEWVKSTEITISATEQLRIWLLKQLDLNVAQRYTTITRKVAEIFQRRYLLGWEWVYDKITPAVRQQIIQNTFEGEGWTVDVTSRNAIAVVTRDGLAYEINRELMTCTCRLWQLSGIPCPHACRCIDTWGDKLDTYVHRLITVDEYRSAYGPGMNMLPQAMQWKWQLHDSISPPKKRSTKSNSTRYLNHQTLTITYAMIF
- the LOC127903699 gene encoding uncharacterized protein LOC127903699 isoform X1 — translated: MDCTPHKCVCYSSTSLRSCQCRMTSMETITTTSPDHFIACNRPSKNISQTAVKITLPTEDLKTSDHNARKRNVARVLFEQKMEQPAKGHEISHGHHRGSDIHEDPTVSCEPRTNTKASKSSRVEESDSTNRRQLISDSEVQRFFAKMYPRLIEETNGTNSKDSAIQLCTSGKTQDYAVSWPFDKSWEAYNDLANERMYFPNSNDDDVELDKSWVGYEDDLFKIEIDRKKGIRGTNGFLFDPASNNRMIMRMGQRFKNDVQFRAALEVNTIRDGFKLCIIHNTSTCVSCECSNLHCDWKITAVKENHSNVFVIYDITPMHTCNQRSVKLQGGTKWIAAKFLHIRKQSEHREVDKLRNEIATTYGIKCPIWKLEAVDKMARFWLRTDHWICTAVTIQIRDGDCKQSQHRYYIDKITAAVYRRHF